Proteins encoded together in one Carya illinoinensis cultivar Pawnee chromosome 3, C.illinoinensisPawnee_v1, whole genome shotgun sequence window:
- the LOC122303269 gene encoding anthocyanidin 3-O-glucosyltransferase 2-like isoform X1 → MKRAELAFIPAPGIGHLVSTIEFAKRLLDREDRFSITVLIMNAAFAPTNHSLVQSIAASHTRVRFIHLPQVDPPPKELLFKSVEKFITEFIENYRSHIKETIINRVLSASLPLAGLVVDLFCSSMIDVAHELGVPSYVFFTGNAAFFGFMLYLPIRHDQVGIEFRETDPESAIPSYVNPVPPGALPSLALNKEGGYISMVNHGRKYKEADGIIINTFSELESQAVSSFLIDGIPPVYTVGPMIDHKGKTPAGDNQANHEEIMKWLDDQPPSSVVFLCFGSFGSFGEPQLKETALGLERSGHRFLWSVRLVSRDYELAKPTDAHNLEEILPLGFLERNRGIGRICGWTPQVEVLAHKAIGGFVSHCGWNSILESLWHGVPIATWPLYAEQQTNAFQMVRDLGLAVELKMDYRLGSGMLVMAEEIEKAVRCLMESDSEVRKRVKEMSEKSREAVIEGGSSYASLGRLIEAIMANNTESARKQSILNWTATSSLTKSKLGSLRLFIWLLIINLLMF, encoded by the coding sequence ATGAAAAGAGCAGAGCTTGCGTTCATCCCTGCCCCTGGAATTGGTCACCTCGTATCCACAATCGAGTTTGCAAAACGTTTACTTGATCGAGAAGACCGTTTTTCAATCACGGTTCTCATCATGAACGCAGCATTTGCACCCACCAACCATAGCCTCGTACAGTCGATCGCTGCCTCCCACACCCGGGTGAGATTTATTCATCTTCCTCAAGTAGATCCTCCCCCGAAAGAGCTTTTATTTAAGTCTGTTGAGAAATTCATCACCGAGTTCATAGAGAACTACAGAAGTCATATAAAAGAAACTATCATCAACCGTGTGTTATCCGCTTCGCTTCCGCTTGCTGGGTTGGTGGTAGATCTGTTTTGCTCCTCCATGATTGATGTGGCTCACGAGCTTGGTGTCCCGTCTTATGTCTTCTTCACTGGTAATGCTGCCTTTTTTGGCTTTATGCTCTACCTTCCAATCCGGCATGACCAGGTCGGCATTGAGTTTAGGGAAACAGATCCCGAGTCAGCCATTCCGAGTTATGTCAACCCAGTTCCTCCTGGTGCTTTGCCTTCATTGGCGCTCAACAAGGAAGGTGGGTACATCTCCATGGTAAACCATGGTAGAAAGTACAAAGAGGCCGATGGTATTATTATCAACACGTTTTCTGAGCTGGAATCTCAAGCGGTAAGCTCTTTTTTAATTGATGGAATACCTCCGGTTTACACGGTGGGACCGATGATTGACCACAAGGGTAAAACGCCTGCAGGGGATAATCAGGCCAACCATGAGGAGATAATGAAATGGCTTGATGATCAACCTCCATCATCAGTGGTTTTTTTATGCTTTGGAAGCTTCGGAAGCTTTGGAGAACCCCAGTTGAAAGAGACTGCGCTTGGGCTAGAGCGGAGTGGCCACCGGTTTCTGTGGTCAGTGCGTTTAGTATCCCGAGATTATGAGTTAGCCAAACCTACTGATGCCCACAATCTCGAGGAGATCTTGCCACTAGGATTCCTGGAAAGAAATAGAGGTATTGGAAGGATATGCGGATGGACTCCACAAGTGGAGGTTCTTGCCCACAAAGCGATCGGAGGGTTTGTGTCCCATTGCGGGTGGAACTCGATCTTGGAGAGCCTGTGGCATGGTGTACCTATTGCTACTTGGCCACTTTATGCGGAACAGCAAACCAATGCATTCCAGATGGTGAGAGATTTGGGGTTAGCAGTGGAGTTGAAAATGGATTACAGGCTTGGTAGTGGCATGCTTGTGATGGCCGAGGAGATAGAGAAGGCGGTGAGATGTTTGATGGAATCTGATAGCGAGGTGAGAAAGAGGGTCAAAGAGATGAGTGAAAAAAGCAGAGAGGCTGTAATTGAAGGTGGATCTTCATATGCATCACTTGGTCGACTGATTGAGGCTATAATGGCAAACAATACAGAATCTGCAAGGAA
- the LOC122303269 gene encoding anthocyanidin 3-O-glucosyltransferase 2-like isoform X2, with product MKRAELAFIPAPGIGHLVSTIEFAKRLLDREDRFSITVLIMNAAFAPTNHSLVQSIAASHTRVRFIHLPQVDPPPKELLFKSVEKFITEFIENYRSHIKETIINRVLSASLPLAGLVVDLFCSSMIDVAHELGVPSYVFFTGNAAFFGFMLYLPIRHDQVGIEFRETDPESAIPSYVNPVPPGALPSLALNKEGGYISMVNHGRKYKEADGIIINTFSELESQAVSSFLIDGIPPVYTVGPMIDHKGKTPAGDNQANHEEIMKWLDDQPPSSVVFLCFGSFGSFGEPQLKETALGLERSGHRFLWSVRLVSRDYELAKPTDAHNLEEILPLGFLERNRGIGRICGWTPQVEVLAHKAIGGFVSHCGWNSILESLWHGVPIATWPLYAEQQTNAFQMVRDLGLAVELKMDYRLGSGMLVMAEEIEKAVRCLMESDSEVRKRVKEMSEKSREAVIEGGSSYASLGRLIEAIMANNTESARKT from the coding sequence ATGAAAAGAGCAGAGCTTGCGTTCATCCCTGCCCCTGGAATTGGTCACCTCGTATCCACAATCGAGTTTGCAAAACGTTTACTTGATCGAGAAGACCGTTTTTCAATCACGGTTCTCATCATGAACGCAGCATTTGCACCCACCAACCATAGCCTCGTACAGTCGATCGCTGCCTCCCACACCCGGGTGAGATTTATTCATCTTCCTCAAGTAGATCCTCCCCCGAAAGAGCTTTTATTTAAGTCTGTTGAGAAATTCATCACCGAGTTCATAGAGAACTACAGAAGTCATATAAAAGAAACTATCATCAACCGTGTGTTATCCGCTTCGCTTCCGCTTGCTGGGTTGGTGGTAGATCTGTTTTGCTCCTCCATGATTGATGTGGCTCACGAGCTTGGTGTCCCGTCTTATGTCTTCTTCACTGGTAATGCTGCCTTTTTTGGCTTTATGCTCTACCTTCCAATCCGGCATGACCAGGTCGGCATTGAGTTTAGGGAAACAGATCCCGAGTCAGCCATTCCGAGTTATGTCAACCCAGTTCCTCCTGGTGCTTTGCCTTCATTGGCGCTCAACAAGGAAGGTGGGTACATCTCCATGGTAAACCATGGTAGAAAGTACAAAGAGGCCGATGGTATTATTATCAACACGTTTTCTGAGCTGGAATCTCAAGCGGTAAGCTCTTTTTTAATTGATGGAATACCTCCGGTTTACACGGTGGGACCGATGATTGACCACAAGGGTAAAACGCCTGCAGGGGATAATCAGGCCAACCATGAGGAGATAATGAAATGGCTTGATGATCAACCTCCATCATCAGTGGTTTTTTTATGCTTTGGAAGCTTCGGAAGCTTTGGAGAACCCCAGTTGAAAGAGACTGCGCTTGGGCTAGAGCGGAGTGGCCACCGGTTTCTGTGGTCAGTGCGTTTAGTATCCCGAGATTATGAGTTAGCCAAACCTACTGATGCCCACAATCTCGAGGAGATCTTGCCACTAGGATTCCTGGAAAGAAATAGAGGTATTGGAAGGATATGCGGATGGACTCCACAAGTGGAGGTTCTTGCCCACAAAGCGATCGGAGGGTTTGTGTCCCATTGCGGGTGGAACTCGATCTTGGAGAGCCTGTGGCATGGTGTACCTATTGCTACTTGGCCACTTTATGCGGAACAGCAAACCAATGCATTCCAGATGGTGAGAGATTTGGGGTTAGCAGTGGAGTTGAAAATGGATTACAGGCTTGGTAGTGGCATGCTTGTGATGGCCGAGGAGATAGAGAAGGCGGTGAGATGTTTGATGGAATCTGATAGCGAGGTGAGAAAGAGGGTCAAAGAGATGAGTGAAAAAAGCAGAGAGGCTGTAATTGAAGGTGGATCTTCATATGCATCACTTGGTCGACTGATTGAGGCTATAATGGCAAACAATACAGAATCTGCAAGGAA